Part of the Halobaculum halobium genome, CGCCGTTGCCGCCGACGTACGCGCCGAACTGGTCGACCCACCACTCGCGGACGCTTGGCTCCAGACGGTCGAGCACGTCGCCGTCGGCGATGTCGACGGCGGCGGGGTCGAAGTCGTACCCGGCGTCGGTCGCGGCGAGCAACTCCCGCCCGTCGGTCATGACGATCGGCAGGGGCCGAGGCGGTAAGTCGGTTGTGGGGGCCCGGGTCGCCGCACGAGCCACCGCTCCGGACCCGGTCCGCCACCGATCCCGCACCAGTCCGTCACCGATCCCGCACCGGTCCGCGCGAACCGCAACCACTTCCCCCGCGGTCGCCGACGACGAGGTATGCGCGTCACGTTCCTCGGGACCGGCTCGGCGATGCCCGTCGCCGACCGCGTCCAGACCGGTCTGCTCGTCGAGGCGGCCCCCGGCGACCGCGCCCCCCTGCTGGTCGACTGCGGCGCCGGGATCCTCCACCGGCTCTCCCAGACTGACCCGGGCTACGAGGCGGTCTCGACGGTCCTGCTCACGCACCACCACCTCGACCACGTTTCCGATCTCCTCGCGCTGCTCAAGGCCCGCTGGCTCGCGGGCGAGCAGCGCCTCCACGTCGTCGGCCCGCCGGGGACGAAGGCGCTGCTCGACGACCTGTTGGCCGTCGGCGAGTTCGAGTACCTCGACGGGCGCGCCGACCTGAGCGTGCGCGAAGTCCACCCCGGCGCCGAGTTCACGCTGGCCGGGGTGACGGTCGAGGCGTTCGAGACGCGCCACTCGAAGCAGTGTCTCGCGTACCGGTTCTCGGACCGCGGCAGCGACGCTGACGAGTCAGTCGCCGGTGCTTCCGACGCCGACGCCGACGCCGGCGGCGACTTCGTCTTCTCGGGCGACTCGGAGGCGTTCGACGGGCTCGCGAACTTCGCCGACGGCGCTCGCGTGCTCGCACACGACTGCTCGTTCCCCGACGAGGTCGACGTGGACAACCACCCGACGCCGACGCAGTTGGGCGAGGCGCTGGCCGGCCGTGACATCGACCGCGTCTACCTCACGCACCTGTATCCGCACACCGAGGGCCGACACGACGACATGCTCGACGCCGTCGGCCGCCACTTCGACGGGGACGTGCGGGTCGCCCGCGACGGTCTTCGCTTCGAGCTGTGAACCGCGACGCGCTCGGCTTTCTCGCGCTCGCGGCGCTGTGGGGAACGGCGTTCGTCGCGACGAAGGCGGCGCTGGCGGAGTTCCCGCCGGTGCTGCTGGGTGCGCTGCGCTTCGACATCGCCGCCGCGGTCCTCGTCGCCGTCGCGGTCGCGTCCGGCGAGCGGCTCCGACCGGCCGGCCGCGGCGACGTCGCGCCGATCCTGACGGGCGGCGCGTTCAGCATCGGACTCCACCACGCGCTGTTGTTCACCGGCCAGCAGTACGTCTCGAGCGCGGTCGCGGCGACGCTGCTCGGGCTGATCCCGGTGCTCACGCCAGTCGCCACGCGGGTGGCCCGCCCGGACGAGCGCATCGACGCCGTGGGCGCCGTCGGCCTGCTCGTGGGCTTCGCCGGGCTGATCCTGATCGCGGACCCGGACCTGGCTCGGCTCGCGAGCGACGCAACGGGAGTGCTTGGCGGCGCCGGCGGGGAAACCGGCGTCGCGGGCGGCGTTGCCGCGGGAATCTCGGCCGCGAACGTCGGAGCGCTGTTCGTGTTCGGCTCGGCGGTCGCCTGGGTCGCCGGCGCGGTGACGACCCGGGAGGACGACGCCACGCTCGGCCCGCTGGCGCTGCAAGCGTGGATGGCCGCAGTCGGCGCGTTCCTGCTCCACGTCGCCGCCGCGGTCGTCGGGCAGTCGCCCGCCGGGCTCGACCCGTCCACGGCGGGGCTGGCGTGGCTCGCGTACCTCGCGATCGTCCCCGGCGCTGGGGGCTTCCTGCTGTACTTCCGGCTGCTCGACCGGCTCGGTCCGATCCGCGCGGGGCTACTGGAGTACGCGATCCCGCCGTTCGCGGCCCTGTTCGGGTTCCTCGTACTCGGGGAGACGCTCGCGGCGGACACCGTGTGGGGGTTCGCGTGCATCCTCGCGGCGTTCCTCCTGGTCCAGCGCGTGCCGATTCGGGCGGCGCTGCGGCGTCGGTTCGGGTGAGCCGCGCCGGCGTCGACGCCGGCCTTCGGGCCCCTCACCCGATCCGCGTCCCGGGCTCTTCGCCCGCGAGGAAGGACCCGATGTCGTCCGGGCCGAACACGTCCGCCGGCGAGCCGAGCGCGAGCAACTCGCGCACCTTCGCGGCCATCCCGCCGGTCACGTCCGTCGCGTCGCTGACGCCGAGCACGTCCGCGACCTCGTCGAACGCGTCGATCCGTGGGATTACCTCGTCGTCGCCGTCGAGGACGCCCGGAACCGTCGAACAGAGGCCGACGCGGTCGGCGTCGAGCGCCGACGCGAGTTCCGTCACGATCTCGTCGCCCGAGAGGACGGTGACGCCCTCGCCCGCGTGGACGACGCCGTCGCCGTGGAGCACGGGGACGAACCCCTCGTCGAGCATCGTCGCGACCTGATCGGTCATGAGGGTGAGGTCGCCGGCGGCGTCCCGCACCGCCGCAGAGAACGGGTGGACCGGGACCGCCGGCACGTCCTCGGCGTGCAGCCGCGAGAGCACGAACCGGTTCAGCGTCGTCATCGCGCCGTGGACGTCCATCACGCCGCCCGCGTCGCGGATCCCTTCGGTCGTGCTCGCGCCGTGTTCGGCCGCGTGGTGGTGCCCGAACGAGCCGCCGCCGTGGACGACGACGAGGTTCTCCACGTCCGCCTCGGCGATCGCGGCCGCGAGCGCCGCCAACGTCTCTCCGTCGAGGGTCTCCGGGCGGTCCTTCTCGGTGATGACCGAGCCACCGAGCTTCAGGACGGTGACCATCTACGCCACCTCCACCCGGACGCCCTCGGTCGCGAGCTCGGCGCGGAACGACTGCTCGCACTCGGCGGTGTAGCCGAGCGCGTGTTCGGTCTCGTCGGAGGAGTCCAGCGCGACCGTGCAGCCGCCGCCTCCGGCGCCGGTCAGTTTCGAACCGTGGGCGCCCGCCTCACGCGCGGCCCACACCATCGCGTCCAGCGAGCGCGAGGAGACGCCGAGCGCCTCCAACAGCCCGTGGTTGAAGTCCATGAGCTGGCCGAGCTCCGCGAGCAGTTCGTCGTCGGGCTCCGTCTCGGGGTCGGCCGCGGCGAGCAGCCGTTCGCCCTCGCGGGTGAGATCACCGATCGTCGCCACCGTGTCCGCGGCGAAGTCGTGCTCCTCCCTGAGGGTGCGAACGCCCGCGACGAGCCGACCGGTGTCTCCGGCGCCGCCGTCGTAGCCGACGACGAACGGAAGCGGCGGCGCGTCGATCGTCCGTGTGTCGTCGCCCTCGACGCGGACGGCCCCGCCCATCGCCGAGCAGTACGTGTCCGCGCGCGACGCCTGGCCGTCCTGCACCTCGTACTCCGCCCGGTAGGCGCGGCGGGCCACCTCCTCGGGATCCAACTCGGTGCCGAGCGCACGCGTCGCCGCGTCGATGCCGGCGACCACGACAGCCGCCGACGAACCGAGGCCGGCGCCCAGAGGGATGTCGGACTCGACGGTGATGTCGAAGCCCGTCTCGGGGGCGCCGGCGGCCTCGCGGGCCTGGTCGACGGCGGCTTCGATGTACTCCGTCGCCGCCGACAACAGCGGCGTCGGCACGTCTACGTCAGGCCGGTCGTCAACGCCCCCGCCCCAGGTGACGGTGAAGCCGTCAAGCGAGAGGTCCGCCGCGTCGACGCGGACGCGCCCGTCCGCCCGCGGCTCGACGGACACGCGTGCGCGGCGCTCGACCGCGCACGGCACCGCCGGCTCGCCGTACACGACCGCGTGCTCGCCGAAGAGGTACACCTTTCCCGGCGCGCTGCAGGTGGTCATACCCGCGACCAGCATCCCGGCCCTAACAGCCGTTTCGACTCCGGCCGGGGCGAACGCCCGCCTCGGGATTGATACGCGCTGCGGTACGGTTATATGAGGTCCGACCCCGTGTCGAACCGTGGCGCTCGGCGACCGCGTCTCCGCGGGATCCCACGGCGCCACGCCCGCAGCCGCGGACCGGCGACCCAGGGAAAGAGGGAATGCACGCCGTCGCGACCGGGATCCGGTCGTCTCGGGTCGGCTCCGCGGTGTCGACTTCACCACCGACAGCCACGTCACTCGACTGCCCGTCCGCCTGGATCCAGATTATATCGTTTGATAAATTCAACCGCGGAATTATGTGCGTCGATGTGGCTCCTTCTCTCATGAGTTCGACGACGCCACCGAACGCATCCCCGCACGTGGACCGTAGTCGGGACGGCACGCGCTTGCGAGTCGAACTCTCGGGTGCGTTCGAGGCGGCGGACGTCGTCACGGCGATGGCGCGAGCGCGCCACATTGCCGAGGAGTGCGACGCCGAGTTCGGCGTCGTCGTCGACGTGCGTGAGTTCACCGCCCGCGGGGACGCCCTCGCCGCGCTCGGGGAGTGGGAAACGTTCCTCCGCATGGCGGGCGCAACCGCGGTCGTTCGCGTCGGTGACGAGGACGCTGTCGGAGGCGCCGACCGCCGTGCGTCGTCGATCGAGGAAGCCGAGCGACTGCTCTCGCGGTAGGCGCCGCGGTCGACACACGTCGCTCTCCGTCCGTTCGACAGGCGTTCGGCGGCGCCGGGGCTGGCGACTGTGACTACAAAGGAGTGAACGCGAAATTCAGCCGTCGGCTTACAGTTCGGCCTCGAAGTCCTCGAGGGCGTAGCCGGGCTCGGCGCCGCGGCGGTCGAGCGTCTCGTTGGCGAGCAGCCAGTAGACGACCGAGAGCGCTCGGCGACCCTTGTTGTTCGTCGGAATAACCAGGTCGACGTTGCTGACCTGGTTGTTGGAGTCACACATCGCGATGACGGGGATGCCGACCGTGATTGCCTCCTTCACCGCCTGCGCGTCGCCGATGGGGTCGGTGACGACCACGACGTCCGGCTCGATGTAGCCGGCGTACTCGGGGTTCGTCAGCGTCCCCGGGATGAAGCGACCGGTGCGCGCGCGCGCGCCGATTGCGTCGGCGAACTTCTCGGCCGGGAAGCGACCGTACTGGCGCGAGGAGGTGACGAGCACCTGCTCGGGGTCGTAGTTGGAGAGGAACGATGCCGCCGTCCGGATCCGGCCGTCCGTCTTGCTCACGTCGAGCACGTACAGACCGTCGTCGCGGACGCGGTGGATGAACCGCTCCATGTCCTTGGTCTTCTGCTGGGTCCCGATGTGGACCCCAGCCGAGAGGTAGTCCTCGACGGGGATGAGCAGGTCTGCCTCGTCGTCGGGCATGACGTCCTCGTCGAAGCGCGGGCTCTCCTCCTCGTCGGCCTCCTCGGCCGCCTCGGTCTCCTCGGGCTGTTCCTCAGTGTCGTCGGGCGACTCCTCGGCCGCGGGCTGGGTCTCCTCGACCTCCTCCTCGGCGTCCGTCGCCTCTTCGGTGTCGTTCTCGCTTTCGCTCATACTGCCTCCTCCGCGATGCGGATGAGTTCGTTCAGCTTTGCGGTGCGCTCGCCGCCGACCGTCCCCGTCTTGATGAACGAGGCGTCGGTCGCGACGGCGAGGTGTGCGATGGTCGTGTCCTCGGTCTCGCCCGAGCGGTGGGAGACGACCGCGTCCAGCCCGTTGCGCTGGGCCAGTTCCACGGCGTCGAACGCGTCCGACAGCGTCCCGATCTGGTTCGGTTTGATCAGGATGCTGTTGGCCGCGCCCTCGTCGATGCCCCGCGAGAGGCGCTCGACGTTCGTGACGAACAGGTCGTCGCCGCAGATCAGCGTGCGGTCGCCGACCCGATCGGTCAGCTCGGCGAAGCCGTCGTAGTCGTCCTCGTCGAGGGGGTCCTCGACGTACGCGAGGTCGTAGTCGTCGACCAACTCGGCCATGTACTCGACCTGCTCGGCCGAGGTGCGCTCGGCGTCGCCGTAGCGGTAGACGCCGGCGTCGGCGTCGTACAGCTCCGAGGCGGCCACGTCGAGACCGAACTTGATCTCGAACCCGAGCGCCTCCTCAACGCGCGAGGTGGCCTCGTCGACGATCTCGAACGCCTCGGCGTCGGAGACGGCGGGCGCCCACGCGCCCTCGTCGCCCTTCGCGGCGGCGACGCCGCGGTCGGCGAGGATCTCGGCGACCTCGGCGTGGACATCCGCGTTGGCGAAGACCGCCTCCGCCACCGACGGCGCGCCAACGGGCGCCGCGAGGAACTCCTGGATGTGCGTCGCTTCGGCGGCGTGCTCGCCGCCACCCACGACGTTCCCCAGCGGGACCGGGAACGATCGGTCGGCGTCACGGAAGGTGCCGCCGAGGTGCTGGAACAACGGCGCGCCCAGCACGTCGGCACCCGCCTTCGACGCCGCCATCGAGATGGCGACGGCGCTGTTGGCGCCGATCTCAGAGAAGTCGTCCGTCCCGTCTGCCGCGTGCAGGGCCGCGTCCACGTCGCGCTGGTTGCCGGCGTGAACCGACCGCTCCAAGCGCGGGACCGCGTGCTCGCGGGCCATCGCGATCGCCTCCTTCGCCGGGAGCTCGATCGCCTCGTACTCGCCCGTCGACGCCCCGGAGGGCGCCGCCGCGCGGCCGAAGCCGCCCGACTGGGTCAATACGTCGGCCTCAACCGTGGGGTTCCCCCGCGAGTCGAGCACGCGACGAAGCGACACCGACTCGATCAGGGTCATCTACGTGCCCTCCCGGCGGACCGTGAACGGCAACACGCCGGCGTCGTACTCCTCGGCCGCGATGAGGATCGGCTCGGACTGGTCGCTGTCGATCAGCGCTGGCGCTCCGTACGCCAGCTGCAGCGATCGTGCGCCCAGAATGCGGGCCTTCTCGTACCGGTTGTACTCCAGGTTCCCGCTCATTGGTATGGGGAGACGACGTCGACCAGGTCGGTGTGACTCACCATCATCCGCCGACAGCAGTGGCGGTCCACGCCGAGTTCGTCGAGGACCGCTGCGGGGTCCTCGTCGCCCTCCTTGGCGCGAGCTTTGAACTCCTCCCAGTGTTCACCGATGACGTTGCCGCACGTGAAACACCGGACAGGGATCATCATGGGTGGATCACCTCAGCGGTACGACTTCTGGTAGCGAGCGCGTGCGCCGGGCCCGCCCCACTTCTTCGGTTCGCTCTGCCGGGAGTCGTTCACCAGCAGGGAGCGGTCGAACTCCATGAACGCGTCGCGGAGCTCTGCGTCGTTTCGGTGCTGCACGATGCCGCGTGCGATCGCCGTGCGGACCGCGTCCGCCTGACCGGCGAAGCCGCCGCCGTTGACCGACACCTCGACGTCGACCTCCGAGCGGAGGTCTTCGCCGGCGACGCGGAACGGCTCCAGCATCTTCAGGCGCGCCATCTCGGGTTCGACCAGCTCGACGGGCTGGGAGTCGATACGCACTCGCCCCTCGCCGTCCGTGACGGTGGCGCGGGCGACGGCGGTCTTCTTCTTTCCGGACGTGTTCGTTACCATGTGACGTTGGCCCCCAGGTCCTCGGAGATCGCACCGAGGGTGGTGAACTTGATGTTCGACAGTCGATCGAGGGAGGTGCCATCGAGCACCTCCGGCTCCGGCGCGTCCTCGTCGGGCGAGGTCGTCTCGGAGTCGAACGGGTTACCGACGTACACGCGGACGTTCTCGAACGCCTCGCGACCCTTCGTGGTCTTGTACGGCAGCATCCCGCGGACCGACCGCTTGAAGATGCGGTCCGGTCGCTTCGGGTAGTACGGGCCCGAGTCGGAGCCGAGGTTCGCGCGCGTGCGGTACTTCTCAAGCGTCGCGTCGGTGTTCCCGGTGATCACGGCGCGCTCGGCGTTGATGATCGCGACGCGCTCGCCGTCGAGCGCCTGCTGTGCGACCTTCGACGCGACGCGACCCATGATGGCGTCGCGTCCGTCGACGACCACGTCGGCCTCGAACTCTGCGAGGCTCATCGGATCACCCGGACATCGGTCCCTTCGGGGTTGTTCGACAGCGCTTCCTCCAGCCGGACGGCCTCGCCTGCCTGATCGATCTTCGTCTCGGCGGTGCCGGAGAAGTCGATGGCGGCGACGGTAACGTCCTTACGGAGCACGCCCGAGCCGAGCACCTTGCCCGGCACGACGACGGTCTCGTCCTCGTTTGCGTACCGCTCGATGCGGCCGAGGTTGACCTCCGCGTGCGTGCGCCGCGGCTTTTCGAGCCGGTCGGCGACGTCCTGCCAGACGCTGGCATCGGACGAACGCGCGACCGACTTCAGTTCGGCGATGAGGTTCTGAAGTCTCGGATTAGTCTTGCTACTACTCATACGGTTTCCTCTTGAGTGAGAGTTGTTGGATCGGTCGCGAGCCGCCGACGGCGACCACGCGACGTGTGGTCGCGCCGGTAACCGGTCGCGACTGAGTCCACGTGAGAACGGGAGTGCAGGGGGCAGGATTTGAACCTGCGAACCTCTACAGGACAGCGCCCTGAACGCTGCGCCGTTGGCCAGACTGGGCTACCCCTGCTCGCGTCCCGTCGTTTGCCGTCCCACCGGATAACCCCTTCGGTCCACCCCGTCCGTACGAGACGGTGACGGCGCGCCGGCTGGCCGGTCGGACGCGCCGCGGGGGCGAACAATCGGTGGGTGTGGTGAGACGACATGTGATTGGTTAAACTGCGACTTTCTCTGCGAGTTCGTCCGCGCGGTCACGCAACGACTCGACCGCACGGAGCGTGAGTTCCTCGACGCTCATCGACCCGTCCGTCTCGATCTGGAAGACGAACGCGCCGGGAACGTCCTCGATGTCCAGCTCCTTGCCGGGGTATCGGTTGGTGAGATCGGAGTCGAACTCCTCGGTGTGGACGAGTTCGCCGTCCTCCGTTTCGATGACGCCGCGGAGGATGTTCGGCTCCTCCTCGTCGAATTCGTCGGCGTCGCCGACGACGCTCACGCGCTGCAGGTGGCGGTAGCCGACGGCCACGCCGCCCTGGTGTTTCGCGTGCTCTTTGCCGGAGTCGAGCACCGCGTCGGCCTCGAACTCCAGCCGCTGTCCCTCCTTCAGCTCGATGATGGGGACGTTCTCGTCGGCCGGCTGGACGAGGTCGTCGGACGTCTCGATGTCGCCCGAGTACGCCGTCGCCGGTCCCTCGACGTCGAGCGCGAGGGTGACGGTGTCGCCGACCTCGTAGTCGTCAAGCGGCGTCGTCAGGGGGACGAGCCCCAGGCGGAGCCCGACCATCTCGTCGAACATCACCGACGAGTTCTCGACGAACCGAACGGTGTCGATCGAGAACGTCGGGACTTCCGAGAGGATCGTCCGGCGCAGGCCGTTCGCGACCGCGGGGGTGAGCCCGCGCACGAGCAGCCGCGCGGATCGGTCGTCTCGGGTGACTACCTCGACGTCGAAGTCTGCAGCCATGGATTACAGGCGGTTCTTTTTCGGCGCTCGAGTGCCGTCGTGCGGGATCGGGGTCACGTCCTCGATGCGACCGATCTCGATCCCGGCGCGGGCGAGCGCGCGGATCGTCGGCTGCGCGCCCGGGCCCGGGGACTTCTGAGCGTTGCCACCGGGGCCGCGGATGCGGACGTGGACGCCCTCGATTCCCTGCGCCTTGAGCTGCTCGGCGACGCCCTCGGCCATCTGCATGGCCGCGTACGGCGACGCCTCGTCTCGGTTCTGCTTCACCACGGCACCGCCCGAGGACTTGATCAGCGTCTCAGCCCCGGTGATGTCGGTCACCGTGATGAGAGTGTTGTTGAACGACGCGAACACGTTCGCGATCGCCCAGCGACTCTCGGTGGTCTCGGATTCGCTCATTTACTGACCCTCCGCGCGTTCGGGGTGGAGTTCGTCGGCAAGCGGGGACTGCTCGTCGAAGTCGACGAGGTCCTCCTCGACCGTCTCGACCTTGTAGGACGGGCGCGTGACGCGGGCGTCCCCGACGACCACGTGGCCGTGGAGGATGAACTGCCGCGCCTGCTTCGTCGAGTTACCGACGCCGTTGCGGTAGGCGACCGTCTGGAGCCGACGTTCGAGCACGTCGGTCACGTCGAGCGACAGGACGTCCGTGATGGCGTCCGTCTCGTCGAGGATGCCGAGGCGCTGGAGCCGCGCGACGAAGTCGGCGCCGGCCTCGTTGGCCGCCTCGACGTCGCCCTGCGACTCGCCGATGAGGCGTCGCGCCTCGCGGCGGTAGCGACGCAGTTCCGACTGCGCGCGCCACAGTTCCTCTTTGTTCTTCAGGCCGTAGCGGGAGAGCAGATCCGACTCCTCGTCGATGCGCTCGCCCTGGTACGGGTGGTTCGGCGTCTCGTAGCGCTTGGTGGAGGTTCCGGTACTCATTCGTCGTCATCCTCCGCGGCGGCCGCTTCCTCCTCGGCCTGTTCTTCGCGGATCTCCTCGACGTTGACCCCGATGGTGCCCTCGGTCCGGCCCGTGGACTTGGTCCGCTGTCCGCGGACCTTCTGCCCGCGCTTGTGGCGGGTGCCCTTGTAGGAGTCGATCATCTTCATCCGGTTGATGTCGTGGCGGCGCTTCTCGTTGAGGTCCGAGCCTACGATGTGGTCGGTCTCGCCGGTGAAGAAGTCCTTCTGCCGGTTGACCATCCACTCGGGCACGTGCTCCGAGAAGTTCTCGACGACGTCGACGACGTCGTCGATGTCGTCTTGATCGAGGCGGCCGAACGTGGCGGTTCGGTCCACGTCGGCGGCCTCGGCCACCAGGCGCGCCGTGCGCTGGCCGATGCCTTTCATGTCGCTGAGGCTGCGCTCGACGGACTTCGTCCCGTCCAGGTCCGTCTGGCCGATCCGGACGAAGTACTGGAGGTCCTCGTCGTCCTCCTCCGCGTCGGGCGCGTTCTCTGGTTCTTCTGCACTCATGTCTTGTCTGTGTGGTCAGCGTTGCGGCGGGGATTCGAACCCCGGAGGCTTGCGCCACTGAGTTAGCAACCCAGCGCCTTGGGCCAGGCTTGGCTACCGCAACACCCTGTCTGTTGTATCGTCGCCTCGCGAGCCACCGCGGCTCCGGACTCGGGACCCGGCGCCCCTACAGTGTCTGCGTTCGATGTAACTCGGAGCCCGTACTTAAGCGTCACGAAACCCGCGGTCGTCGTGCGAGGGCGTCACGACCGTGTGAACGCCCAGCACGGTGGTTTCGAGCATCCGTTCGAACGCGGGACCGCCGGCGCCGCCGCGCTCGCTCAGGGGTGCTCTTCGTCGACGAACTCGAACCGGGCCCCGCCCGTCTCGGACGCGGTCACGGACGCGGTCCAGCCGTGGGCCTGTGCGATCTCGCGGACGATACTCAGCCCGAACCCGGTTCCCTCCTCGCGGGTGGTGTACCCGTGGTCGAACACCGAATCGCGGTCCGACTCCGTGATGCCCGGGCCGTCGTCGGCGACCGCGAAGCCCCCGGCCGTCGATTCGACGACGACGTGCACGTCGTCGCCCCCGTGTTCGACGGCGTTACGGAACAGATTCTCCAGCAGTTGGAGCAGGCGGCTCCGTTCGGCCACGAGCGTCGCCGCGCCCTCGGCGTCGAGTGTCGCCGACCCGGTGTCGACGGTCGACCACGCCTCAGCCGCCGCCGCGCGCAGGTCGGTCGGTTCCGGGTCCTCGACGGCACTCCCCGTCCGCGCCATCGTCAGCACGTCCGAGATGATCTGCTCCATTCGGTCGTGGGCGCGGGTCGCCTTTCCGAGGCGCTCGTCGTCGAGTTCCGCAGACAGCAGTTCGAGCTGGCCCTTCGCGACCGCCAGGGGGTTGCGGAGGTCGTGGCTCACGATCGTCGCGAAGTCCTCCAGCCGATCGTTTTGGCGCCGAAGATTCTCCTCGACGACCTGTCGTTCCAACTGCGCCGACACCCACTCGGCCATGAGCTCCACGAGCGTCACCTGCCACTCGTCGAACGCCTGGGTGCGCGGCTCGCGGTCGTAGAAACAGAACGTCCCGTACACCGATCCGTTCACCCGGACCGGCGCCCCGAGGTAACAGGATATCCCCCAATCGGTGTAGCCGTCGCGTTCCGCCAACACCTCGTCCTCGCCGACGTCGTTGAGTGCGAGCGCCTCCTCGCTGAGGACGGTCCGCTCGCAGTTGGTCGCAGACAGGTCGACCACGTCGCCGGCGGCGACGCTGTCGTCCGGGGCGTGCACGATCTCGAACACGTACTGGTCGTCTCGGATCCGGGAGAGCGTGCCGTACTCGGTGTCGAGCATCTCGGCCCCGATCTGGAGGAGCCCGGAGACGCGACCCTCGAACGTCTGGTCTGGCTCCGCGAGCGTCTCGGTGATATCCGCCAGCGCCTCCTCGTGCGATCGGAGCCGCTCGCGCCGCTCGCGCTCCTCGCTCACGTCCCGGAAGAACACCGACAGCCCCGACGGGGAGGGATACGCCCTGACCGCGAGCCACGCGTCCAGCGGCTCGTAGTACGCCTCGAACTCGACGGTCGACTGCGTCTCCATCGCCTCGACGTAGCTGTCGTGGAACTCGGTGTCGACAGCCTCGGGGATCAGCTCCCAGATCCCACGCCCGACGAGGTCGTCCTCGGCGCCGCCGTCGATCGCATTTCGGATGATGTCCTCGCCCTTGTCGTTGAGGTAGGTGAACCGCCACTCGTCGTCGAGCGCGAAGAACGCGTCCGTCATCCGATCGAGGAGCGCTGGATCGAGCAGCGAGTCGGCGTCGACGCCGGGCTCGTCACCTCGGGATCGGGGTCGCTCCTCGGAGTCAGTCATTGCCGATGGAGTGTTTGGAGCACAGATAAATTCCTCGGCGACCCCTCGATCGGAATCGGGAGCGCTTCGACCCGGTTCGGCGGAACGAGTCAGTTATCGGGCCATCGCTCGATGAACACCGTCTCGTCGGTGTAGAAGCGCACGGCGTCGTCGCCCTGGGCGTGCAGGTCGCCGAAGAAGGAGTCCTTGTCGCCGCCGAAGTGGAAGAACGCCATCGCGGCGGCAGTGCCCACGTTGACGCCGACGTTGCCGGCGTCGATCTCCAGCCGGAAGCGCCGGGCCTCGCCGCCGTCGCT contains:
- a CDS encoding MBL fold metallo-hydrolase; translated protein: MRVTFLGTGSAMPVADRVQTGLLVEAAPGDRAPLLVDCGAGILHRLSQTDPGYEAVSTVLLTHHHLDHVSDLLALLKARWLAGEQRLHVVGPPGTKALLDDLLAVGEFEYLDGRADLSVREVHPGAEFTLAGVTVEAFETRHSKQCLAYRFSDRGSDADESVAGASDADADAGGDFVFSGDSEAFDGLANFADGARVLAHDCSFPDEVDVDNHPTPTQLGEALAGRDIDRVYLTHLYPHTEGRHDDMLDAVGRHFDGDVRVARDGLRFEL
- a CDS encoding DMT family transporter, giving the protein MNRDALGFLALAALWGTAFVATKAALAEFPPVLLGALRFDIAAAVLVAVAVASGERLRPAGRGDVAPILTGGAFSIGLHHALLFTGQQYVSSAVAATLLGLIPVLTPVATRVARPDERIDAVGAVGLLVGFAGLILIADPDLARLASDATGVLGGAGGETGVAGGVAAGISAANVGALFVFGSAVAWVAGAVTTREDDATLGPLALQAWMAAVGAFLLHVAAAVVGQSPAGLDPSTAGLAWLAYLAIVPGAGGFLLYFRLLDRLGPIRAGLLEYAIPPFAALFGFLVLGETLAADTVWGFACILAAFLLVQRVPIRAALRRRFG
- a CDS encoding isopentenyl phosphate kinase: MVTVLKLGGSVITEKDRPETLDGETLAALAAAIAEADVENLVVVHGGGSFGHHHAAEHGASTTEGIRDAGGVMDVHGAMTTLNRFVLSRLHAEDVPAVPVHPFSAAVRDAAGDLTLMTDQVATMLDEGFVPVLHGDGVVHAGEGVTVLSGDEIVTELASALDADRVGLCSTVPGVLDGDDEVIPRIDAFDEVADVLGVSDATDVTGGMAAKVRELLALGSPADVFGPDDIGSFLAGEEPGTRIG
- the mvk gene encoding mevalonate kinase, which produces MTTCSAPGKVYLFGEHAVVYGEPAVPCAVERRARVSVEPRADGRVRVDAADLSLDGFTVTWGGGVDDRPDVDVPTPLLSAATEYIEAAVDQAREAAGAPETGFDITVESDIPLGAGLGSSAAVVVAGIDAATRALGTELDPEEVARRAYRAEYEVQDGQASRADTYCSAMGGAVRVEGDDTRTIDAPPLPFVVGYDGGAGDTGRLVAGVRTLREEHDFAADTVATIGDLTREGERLLAAADPETEPDDELLAELGQLMDFNHGLLEALGVSSRSLDAMVWAAREAGAHGSKLTGAGGGGCTVALDSSDETEHALGYTAECEQSFRAELATEGVRVEVA
- the rpsB gene encoding 30S ribosomal protein S2 — encoded protein: MSESENDTEEATDAEEEVEETQPAAEESPDDTEEQPEETEAAEEADEEESPRFDEDVMPDDEADLLIPVEDYLSAGVHIGTQQKTKDMERFIHRVRDDGLYVLDVSKTDGRIRTAASFLSNYDPEQVLVTSSRQYGRFPAEKFADAIGARARTGRFIPGTLTNPEYAGYIEPDVVVVTDPIGDAQAVKEAITVGIPVIAMCDSNNQVSNVDLVIPTNNKGRRALSVVYWLLANETLDRRGAEPGYALEDFEAEL
- the eno gene encoding phosphopyruvate hydratase, translated to MTLIESVSLRRVLDSRGNPTVEADVLTQSGGFGRAAAPSGASTGEYEAIELPAKEAIAMAREHAVPRLERSVHAGNQRDVDAALHAADGTDDFSEIGANSAVAISMAASKAGADVLGAPLFQHLGGTFRDADRSFPVPLGNVVGGGEHAAEATHIQEFLAAPVGAPSVAEAVFANADVHAEVAEILADRGVAAAKGDEGAWAPAVSDAEAFEIVDEATSRVEEALGFEIKFGLDVAASELYDADAGVYRYGDAERTSAEQVEYMAELVDDYDLAYVEDPLDEDDYDGFAELTDRVGDRTLICGDDLFVTNVERLSRGIDEGAANSILIKPNQIGTLSDAFDAVELAQRNGLDAVVSHRSGETEDTTIAHLAVATDASFIKTGTVGGERTAKLNELIRIAEEAV
- a CDS encoding DNA-directed RNA polymerase subunit K; amino-acid sequence: MSGNLEYNRYEKARILGARSLQLAYGAPALIDSDQSEPILIAAEEYDAGVLPFTVRREGT
- a CDS encoding DNA-directed RNA polymerase subunit N encodes the protein MMIPVRCFTCGNVIGEHWEEFKARAKEGDEDPAAVLDELGVDRHCCRRMMVSHTDLVDVVSPYQ
- a CDS encoding 30S ribosomal protein S9 gives rise to the protein MVTNTSGKKKTAVARATVTDGEGRVRIDSQPVELVEPEMARLKMLEPFRVAGEDLRSEVDVEVSVNGGGFAGQADAVRTAIARGIVQHRNDAELRDAFMEFDRSLLVNDSRQSEPKKWGGPGARARYQKSYR
- a CDS encoding 50S ribosomal protein L13, with product MSLAEFEADVVVDGRDAIMGRVASKVAQQALDGERVAIINAERAVITGNTDATLEKYRTRANLGSDSGPYYPKRPDRIFKRSVRGMLPYKTTKGREAFENVRVYVGNPFDSETTSPDEDAPEPEVLDGTSLDRLSNIKFTTLGAISEDLGANVTW
- a CDS encoding 50S ribosomal protein L18e yields the protein MSSSKTNPRLQNLIAELKSVARSSDASVWQDVADRLEKPRRTHAEVNLGRIERYANEDETVVVPGKVLGSGVLRKDVTVAAIDFSGTAETKIDQAGEAVRLEEALSNNPEGTDVRVIR